In Rosa rugosa chromosome 4, drRosRugo1.1, whole genome shotgun sequence, the genomic stretch gactttcaatttcatcaaaaacaccctcatATTATCTTTTCTGATCTAATAGATCACTCCATCATGATTCCGTTAAATGGAACCGTTAAATAGCTGATGTGGCATGCCAACTTAGCACTGATGAGACCCACATGGAAGtcaaaattccaaaattttaaaataaaatttcacaaaaataataaatttgatTCTCTCTGTACTCGGTTTCTCTCTCATCTTCCACTTCAAGATCTTCTCGATTCTCTATCTTCTGTGTCTCATAACAACACTGGTGGAATTGGAAGGTTCCTTCTTCCTTCAACATATCTTCACTTCTCTtccctcttcctcttctgcACCGCTCTCTTCTATGGCATTGTCCTTAACATTGGCATCATCGGCATCTTCTTGAGGAGGAAAGAGCGGTGGTTCGTGGTCGCTGAGTTTGCAGAACACCCATTCAACAGTTTGATTGATTTCCTTTCCCATTCCATTGTTATCCAAAATCAACTCCCAAACAGACTTGGAGGCATTCTCCAGCACTTGGGTCTCAAGCTCCTACTTGAGCATCAAACAGCTCTATTTTCTACTTCTCTGCCCCAGGACTGTTGAGAACTCGGCTTTGCTCTGCCATTTTGATTGTCGTGCTCTTCAGCTCTTCATTGGCTTTGAGCTGATTGCTGATCTTTAATCTGAGAGCGTCAATGGTGTCGTCGTTCATTAGAGACTCCAATACATCTTCTGGGGTTATCACCAAAGAAGAACCCATTGTTCAATTCTCCTGCAATTTTGCAATTACGAACCTCAAGCCCTAATTCGCCAACTCCTATTCCGATTTCGATTGGTACTTGTCACGCGCACTGCCTTTCTTTATATGTGAGAGCCCTGAGTTTCTAATTCATTGGTTATCTGAGATTGTTTGCTTTGATGACCATGCGGAGTAAACAACACTGAATACCTCCGCCGTCAATGGCATCCTCCTTGGCCGCGTCTCCTCCAAAACGACATTGTTGAGATCAGTCATCGACTTTGTCCCTTCCACTCCCAGCTCGGCTTAATGCCCAGATTAGcaatccaaaatcaaaattagTTAACAATAATCAATTGCCAAGATTAATGCCCAGATAATCAATACCCGAATTCATGCCTAAAGACATCAATCTTCAATTGTCTATTTCATTTTTCTGGGCTTTTCTGGGTTTAGTTCCACAGTTCCAATGCATTTCAATGCTAGACATCTAGAGGCAGAATCAAAGAGGGAGAAGATCAGAGAAAAACTATGATCTAGTTAattattgttcttattttgtGTATATTAGAAAACTAAGATTTGATTTCAAAAGATAATTCTTCTGCTACGAAGGAGACACAGAAGATAGAGAAGTAAGAAAatattgaggaagaagatgagagagaaaCCAAGGAGAGACAGAATcaaatttgttatttttctAAAAGTTTATTTTAGAATCTTGGAATTTTGCTtgccatgtgggccccaccggTGCTAAGTTGGCGTGCCACATCAGCTACTTAACTGCTCAATTTGACGGAATCATGACGGAGTGATCTATTAGATCAGAAATGATAGTgtgagggtgtttttgatgaaattgaaagtctagggactgaattgattttggactcgaaccacagggtagtaaacagtatttagtcatatatatatatgatgtctTTTGTTGTAAGAAGTGAGAGTTCAGTTCTCTTGATATCCGTTGTGGGACAATTGTGAGTTTTCCCCTTGTGAGGGAGTAGCTATTTGTTCATGCAGTGCCGGCCACTGTACGTAGGTGGCTCCGGTTGGCATGGCAGCTAGGCCTTGCTCTCCACGGCAACTCCGGCAAAGATCTTTGGCCAGCCGGCGAGGTGTACTTCTGCGGTGGCAATGCCTCTAATATTTTAAATACAAATAGAAACCAAAGCAATGTatcatcctcatcctcactaGTAGTTGATCTCATATCAGTACTCCAAATTACCAACGATTTGCTTATCTTATTTGTATCTCTTGTCCCAAACAGATTTCAGGCTAATGGGGGCAAAATGAGAGTCTGTCTTCCTTGAAACATGAATGCACCATTCGTGAACCATATCCATCAGCAAACCTAGAAACGGGGCTTGTTAGTTCCAACCTCTTCTCCACAGCCTGTACTGCTACTTTCTCCCTCGATTGTCCCTCAGCAAGTTGACATATTCTATTCTCATGGTAGATCTAATGGTAAACACGGCATTTCCCCACCAAGTGTTCGAAGAAATACAAAATGTCTTCCTCTATTCCTAACgctagcttcttttttttttttaaagaaaaaatggCTTTGAATTGTTGAAACGTTGCCAACAATAGACTTTGACCTTACAACTAGTGTTGAAAAGTTCTCGTCAATCTCCATGAACTTGCTAGCAATTGAAGCACTATTTGCAATAGTTTTCTACAACCTCAAGCGGCGGTGGAATATTGCTGATCTTTACCCAGAAGAAGAGTGAATCCATTTTCATAGTGTGGAGAGTCGTCAAGCCATCATACTCATGCAGAATATATCACATGAGTGCGATTGTAGACCCAAGGTCCCCCATACGGGATATTGTTGCTGTCTCTTTTGAGATCAAAGGAGAACACAAACCAGTTCTGGGCTCGTTCATGAACCCTAAAGTAGTCATTCCTCTTTCTGGTATACCCCTCCAAGACAAGGTTAAATCATGGCGATTTCTTATGGGTTACAACTTACATTAGCGGCGGGATTCACAGATGTTGAATTGGAATCTAATGCACAAAGCATTGTGCATGCAATCCTTGAAAATGAAGAGAATGTGTCTGCTAATGGGCACCTAATTGAATGAATCAAAGCTTTGCTACAAcaattttctttcatttcttgctTTGATGTGCGACGAAATTGGAATAGGAATAGGAATGCTCTGGTATGGTTACAACCTTATCTTTctttttagggttaaatactgtttaatACCCTGTAGtttaggtctaaaatcaattcagtccctgaactttcaatttcatcaaaaacaccctcacactatcatttctcatccaatagatCCCTCCATCATGATTCCGTCAAATGGAGCTATTAACTAGCAGACGTGGCGTGCCAACTTGGCACTGGTAGGGCCCACATGGCAggcaaaattttaaaattgtaaaataaaatttcagaaaattgaaataacaaattaaatttgattctctctctctctctctcctcggtTTCTCAGCAATCTCTTTAGATCTACTGAACAAACCGTACTTAATATTTGGATTTCCGCCGCATTTCCGAGCCACCGCCTCCGTGAAAACCTGAAACGAATCGAACGTCGCCCACCTTGTTAGTCCAGAACTCGAATTCTTATGCACAGCCACCACTCTAGTTTCTCCGTTGGCCGCTCCCATACCGGAAACGAAGCTCTTCGTCATAATCTCACGCTCCATACCCTCCACTCTAGTCATCATTTCGTCTGCAGTGAAAGTCCCAAATGGATCGGAAATCAGCGACTCCGATTCACAATTGGACTTGGAATCCTGATCCACTTCAATTTCTTTAGAAGAACAGGAATTCGATTCAGAGTGGGAGAGAGACCCAGGAGATTGCACTTCCTCCAAGTTCGAGTTTCTTTCCCTTTTTATCGATCAGCTTTAGTTGTTTGCTGTTGATCATCTAGATTACTCATATTGCGATGTTCGAATTCAATTTGGTTTTGAATCTTATGCATCGgtctctgtttctttctttttttttcttttttctttttttggtgttAGAGAGGACTCTGTTTTCGATTTTGTATTTAGCTTATTGTAAACCTTGGTTGATGATTTTGATGTTTTCGTTAGCTTAGTCTGTTTCGGTTATttgtatgatgatgatgatgggacTGATTAGAGTCTCTGTTTGTTTTATTGTGATAGATTTATCAAAATGCTCTCTTTTTAGTGGAATTGAAGTTTATTTCAGTTATATGTTTGTGGATCGTTTCTGTTCCGAGTCAGATAAATTTTAATTTGATGAGTTTACTGAATCCAGTCTAGTATTTCTGCTAATTGCTTatttttgttactttttttatgagaaaagaaaagatccTTGGGTGACTTACTTGTTCTTGATTTATGTTGTTCATATAGGTTCAAGTTGATATTTCGTTATGGGCAAGGAAAAGGTTCATATCAACATTGTGGTCATTGGCCATGTCGACTCTTGGAAGTCGACCACCACTGGTCATTTGATCTACAAGCTTGGAGGTATTGACAAGCGTGTGATTGAGAGGTCCGAGAAGGAGGCTGCTGAGATGAACaagcgaggagagagagagagagagagagagagagaaatttgttatttcaattttctgaattttattttagaattttgaaattttgcctGCCATGTGGGCCCCATCAATGCCAAGTTGGCATGCCACATCAGCTACTTAACGGTTCCATTTGACCGAATCATGATGGAGGGatctattggatgagaaatgatagtgtgagggtgtttttgatgaaattgaaagtccaatgactgaattgattttagacccaaaccatagggtactaaacagtatttagcccttcttTTTAACTTGTGCATGTCATGAGCTGTAGTTAGATGGCTTCTCATCCTTAAACCTTTGTACAATTGATCCTTATCAATGAATTACCTTGTcttaagaaaaaattaaaaaaaatccttAGTTCTCATACTATCATCAACATTATTTTAATTTGGCGGGCAAATTCCTTTTATGGTACTTGAGGTATGGTTATTTGGACATATTGGTATCTAGTCTTCAAAAGAGGATaatttgatacctgaacttaggcTCCGTTTGACAATTTGAtacttttgttaatttttcagttaaatttaaaagtaaaattgacatttaaaatatatgtataataacAAAGTAAAACAAAGATGAGTTTTGTGGGTTGATAGTTgttcttcatcattttttttttttttttgagaaactgtcAACTCAAATTAAACTAGGAGGAAAACTCCTTTGAGAGTACATCAATAATACAAGATGGAGGCTCTGAGCCCCAAAATAAAGAACTAGAAGAAGAATAAGCAAAACTAGCTAAATTGTGAGCCACAACATTGGCTTGACGATAAGCATGAGTAAAATAAGAACCTGGCATCTGTTGAAGATGGAAGATAATGTCATCATACACACGACCAATGAAGGAAGTATGGGGGATGACTCTCTGCTTTGTAGCATGCAAAAGAGTAACAGAATCCGTCTAAAAAATCACAGGAGAAAGGCCTCGCTGAATAGCAAATGAGACAGCCTCTCTCCCAGCCAAAGCTTCAACTTGCTCAGCAGAAGAAACATTAGAAACTGGAGCATAACAACCACCGAGGCACTGCCCTATATCATCTTGAATTATCACTCCAATCCCACCAGTACCAGTAGCCCCATGATAAGCTCCATCAAAATTTATTTTCACCCATCCTGCACTTGGTGGTTTCCAAGGTACAGCTCTTCTATTCCCCCCATTCTTATTTTTACTATGGTGTCGTTGGTACTCCTGAAGCCTGACAGAAAGAAGCATCACAACATTGGCCACCACCGTATGCTTACTATCCCATACCCTTGCATTCCTTTCCCTCCATATATGggtatgaattaatgcttttgggTTATGTTGAAGATGAAATAATCAAATTTTAGTTTAAGAAATATAGTCGTCGTGATTTGAACACTCACGAGACTATTCCACCGAGCTATGTCTAATCCACTAAAAGTAGTCTCGTAGGTGCTCAAATCAtgatgactaaattttttaaatATAGAATTCAATTATGTCATCTTCAATGTAACCCAAAAGCAATTATTCATGTTTATTTGCTCACAAAGGACCCAGAAAATGATGAAGACTCAGGGCTGATGGTCATCATCCAACAAAagtcattttttaattttatttttatacatagattctaaatgtcaattttattcTTATATTTAACTAAAAATTTAACAAAAGTACCAAAATGTCAAACGGAgcctaagttcaggtatcaaattgtCCTCTTTTGAAGTCTAGGTACCAAATTGTCCAATTGGCAATATCTCAGATATCATAGAAGGAATTTACCCTTTTAATTTTGTAGGATTGAACTGTGGTATTTTTGTGTGCTTATTTTTATGTTCCCAAAAATAGCTATCATTACTTTTGCCTTGTGTCCTCTATTTCATATGAATGAACTTTTTATGATTAAGGCAAGAAAGATAAGGTTGATAATAGCTGTGCAAGGAAATTAGGAGGAAAAGGGTGTTTGGGTGAAATTAGTAGTTACGCATCATcaacaaaataaaagagagcAGGCCCAATAAAAGGTCCAACATCCACGGGCTCAGGGCACAACAAAACCAAGATAATCCATTGAAAACTCGATTCCTAGAAGTAGAACACCAATCATAATGAGTCAACTATACTCACTTCTAAGTCCTAAACATTATTACTAAgctctaaaataaaaaaaataaaaaaattatgaaacaatataaaacaaactccaatttgttttagggaatcagaaattgagagaaattcgctgtgttctcattgataataggggcctctttatatagaggattacaatgcatagaatctcaatcatacaaggaaagtaatcgtacattgaataggaatctatatccttctaatttaaccctattacaactaggtcaagtaacctaaagtttgggccaaacacatattagagtttacttgaacactgcccattgtgttgcccaaacgcggtgcttctctcgttgcctcgttaaaaaccttgccgagtaacaaaaacccagtgggacaaaaataacctcagtcgaaggggaaaaaaagcacaacacacccttcacgttccgaggtgaacatgtagacatctccccctgatgtctgcacctccccctgatgactacgatcatgggagttcagataatttccgcaagccaattcttgccacatgtttctcgaacgtggatttgggcaatgacttagtaaacaagtctgcctcattgtcctcagatcgaacctggttcactttgatcttgaggagcttctgttgttgctgattgtagaagaatttaggcgatatatgcttcgTGTTGCCGCCtttgatgtagtcttgcttcatttgttcaatgcaagcagcattatccttataaatgctcgttggctcatctgtggtagacttcagaccacaattacttcgaacatgcgtaactatggatcaaagccatatacattcacgaactgcttcgtgaagagcaataatctctgcatgattcgaagaggtagcgactaaggtctgcttcgtagacctccaagatatcgcggtcttttcCATggagaaaacataaccagtttgggagcgacctttgtgtgggtcagagaggtacccagcatcagcaaaaccttccaaaacacttatatcattttgggatggggagagggaacgaaatccaccatgtgtggtgtccctggcacttgatgggtccgaatccatcttatctctgtagggatagaacaagcccatatcaatcgtaccacttaggtatcgaaagatatctttaacaccagtccaatggcgtcatgttggcgcagagctatatcttgctagcaagttcacagcgaatgagatatccggtcttatgcattgtgctaagtacaataatgcgcctattgcacttaggtagggcacttctgcctctagcacttcttcatcgtcatttTTTGGACGAAagggatccttctttggatcaagactacggacgaccattggggtgcttgaaggcttaatcttgtcagtattgaaacgcctaagcatcttttgggtataagctgattgatgaatcagaaTACCATCTCTACGGCAAGTTCTAAACTGAGGCAAAACCGCGTTTTCccaaaatctttcatctcaaactcggatttcaagtgttcagcggtttcccttaactctttaagggtgccaattatgttcatgtcatcgacataaactgctactattgcaaatccggaacttgccctttttatgaacacacatgggcatagttcattgttgacatatccttttccaatcaagtagtcacttcgacggttataccacatccgtccggattgtttcaatccatatagtgagcgtttcaaccttatagcaaacgcgctccgtggtttagagccatttgatttgggtaactgaattccatctggaatcttcatgtatatctctgtatctagatccccatatagatacgcagtaaccacatccataagctgcatattcagtttttcggaaactaccaaactaacaaggtagcggaacgttattacgtccattacgggagaataggtctcatcgtagtcgattccagggcgttgtgagaagccttgcgccacaaggcgagctttgtaccttacaatctcgtttctctcattacgctttctaacgaatacccatttatgaccaactggtttggtgtgggcggtattggcacaactggtccgaatacctttcttttcgctagagaatcaagttctgcctggatcgcatctttccattttggccaatcagctctacgttggcattcatcaacgcagcgtggttcgatgtcatcagtctcaataatctcacgcgccactgaatacgcgaatacatcatcaatgatgatggagtttctttcccacgtcccatgtacactagtgtaatttacagagatctctacgttctcagtgataggttctgacattgaggcgtcccccaatgatgtctcttggataTAACcgtaatccggaacattctcatgggacagattttgagtatcgatgattaaaggatttgtttgtgcctcattcgctctctttctagggcgagtatccttcgaaccaatcggtctaccgcgcttccttgcgggacctgcggccatagaagCCATATCATTGCCATggtgggcaatggcgccatctcctggtgtcacatgagtggcgtgatgtccagtattcgggacatcgatccttgcaggcacgtttgcagcatgtatgtgtgatctcgtcactttggcaacatcagaaaacgcatcaggcagagtgtttgctacgttctggagctcgattattcgtcgcacttcaagttcagactgcgcggtacggggatcgagatgagacatagtggggacagaccacgacaattcctgtcgttcctgttgaacatatgtgttct encodes the following:
- the LOC133744191 gene encoding uncharacterized protein LOC133744191; translation: MGSSLVITPEDVLESLMNDDTIDALRLKISNQLKANEELKSTTIKMAEQSRELETQVLENASKSVWELILDNNGMGKEINQTVEWVFCKLSDHEPPLFPPQEDADDANVKDNAIEESGAEEEEGREVKIC